Within Metabacillus sp. KUDC1714, the genomic segment CTTTGCCGCGTGAGGTAATTGATTCATTTCATGTAAAAGCAATTAATTTAACGCTGAACCATGCTTGGAACAAGAATGACTTTTATAGAGAAAAAATGCAGCAAGCTGGAATGGTTACTCCTCATATAAATGATTTATCAGAATTAGCAAATGTACCTTTTTTAAAGAAGGCGGAAATTGCAGGTGACCGGACGAAGCTACTTTGCTGTCCCACTAGTGAGATTGGACAAGTCCACTCGACTTCAGGGACGACAGGGAAACCGATGTACTTATCCTATACTTTAGCAGATCAATTTAAATATGATGTGATACCGAAGTATCCTGTCTTATTTCCAGATAGTGATGAAGATGTTGTAGCTGTTGCTTTGCCATATGAGGTGGCCCAGCCAGGATTAGGATTTCAGCGCGTCTATCAATTTGTATTTGGAGCGACGGTTATATCGATTGGAAAAGGTGGCTACATGGCCCCAGTAGAAAAATCTTTAGAACTAATGAAAGAATATCAAACGACTATTTTAGCAACAACACCATCATATGCGGCCTTACTTGCAGAAGAGAGTGAAAAATTAGGTTATAAATTAGGACAGGATATAAAATTGCGTCGTTTGATTTTAACAGGCGAAGGGTGTTCCCCACAATTTAGAACTCGTCTTGAAGAGCTTTATGGTTGCCAAGCCACCTTCTTCTATGGTTCTACAGAATGCGGGATGATTGGTGTCGAGTGCTCAGAACAACATGGTTACCATGTAGTACCTGGTCATGTGAAAGTAGAAATCATTAATCCACTGACAGAAGACGTTTTAGAATATGGTGAAATTGGTGAGATTGTTGTTACCACACTTATGAGAGAAGGAATGCCGATCATTCGTTACAGAACAGGCGATATGGGCTACCTAATGAAATCCTCGTGTGGAAATGAGATAACTTCAGATATTCTCCATTTACGCGGTAGAAAAGAAAATCAAATTCGCCTTTATGGTGAGGACTATTCACCATTTTTATTAGAAAATATTCTGTTAGAAATACCTGAAGTAGGCATGTGGTTCAAGTTCATCGTATCCAATGAAGAGTTAACAGTTGAAGTTGAACCGTTCAAAACTGAACTTACAGATGAACAATTAATAGATAAAGTGACTTCACATCTTTACAACACTCTTGAATTTAATTGCAAGGTTATCATCAATCATCATATCGAGCGTACGTTTGAAAAAGCAAAAAGAGTCTTTTTTGAATAAATAAAAATCATATTTTAATATCAATTTTTTAGAAACAGGTGAATATTCATATGATCATTGATTCTCATGCACATATTTCAAAGCGAACAGCTGCAAAACCAGAAATACTAATCCAAGATATGGATCTTGCCGGTATAGACAAAGCTGTCCTAGTACCAGGTGGTATGCTCGATATTCGGAAGATGTCAGAATATACAACCTTGAGAGAGAGACCTGAGCCAGTTCAACCAGATAACGAATATGTGGAACACTGTGTTGCCTTATACCCAGAAAGATTTATTGGATTTTATTGTATAAATCCATTGCCAGATGCTCGTGATATCGAAAGCGAAGTGAAACTCGCTATTCAAAAGGGGTTTAAAGGAATAAAACTTGCACCTCTTGTCCACCCAATGTCATTCCTAGAGGGCAATGTCAATTGGATCGCTGAATTATGTAGTACTTATGATATTCCTTTATACACGCATGTCACTGTCAATGAAGAGACTAACACATTTGCACTAGAATCATTAGTTGCAAAACATCCTAACACGACGATCATAATCGGTCATATGGGGATAGGGGATGTTGATCAACACGCAATTAATTTGGCAAGTGAGTTTCCGAATGTTTACTTAGAAACATCTTTAGCACCAATCCTCGCGCTTAAATTGGCGATCAAACAGGCAGGGGTAAAAAAACTATTGTTTGGGACTGAGTTTCCACTTTCAGATGCAATAGTTGAACGTGAAAAGATTAATCGCCTTTCACTTTCTGACGAAGAGAAACAAATGATTTTAGGTGGGAACTTTGCAAGACTTTTAACATTAACTATACCAATTGAACAAAGGACGTGACGGATATGAATATTAAGAAGGCCTTATTTGATGCAAGAAATATAACTGAAGAACAGATAGAATCGACTCTATTGACTGTAAACCAAAGTATTTCTTTCCGTGGGATCCTATTAACATATGACCAGGTTGAACATTTACCTATTTCACCTCGTTTGGAAAAACATATCGTTGTTGACAATATGGACCAATGTAGAATGTTTGGCTCTGAGGAAGCATTAACGACAATTGTTTCAACCAACTTGAGAGTGCTCCAGCTTGCAAGAGAAGAGGGGTACAAAACGTGTTGGTATATTCGAGTAATCGACCAAGAAACAATGCTTGAAGCTGTTGAGTATGGAATGGAAAACCCGATTTTGATTGTAGATTTTAAAGATGAAACAAATATTCCGTTAGAACTAGTCATTGCGAAACTACAAAACTATGAAATTGAGATTATTAAGCGTGTTGTGAGTACGGAGGATGGAAGGGTATCTTCAGATGTAATGGAAGTGGGAGCAGATGGAATCCTGCTTACCACAACGAACATGGAGGAAATTTTGGATATGAATAAATTCATGCAGCAATCGCGCAATACTCAGTTAGATATTGTGAGCGCAACAGTAACCAAAGTAGAGCATTTGGATGCCGGTGAACGAGCATGTATTGATACTACAAGTTTATTAACAAAGGAAGAAGCAATGATAATTGGGTCGACCTCATCAGGCGGCTTAATGGTATGTAGTGAAACACATTACCTTCCTTATATGAATACTCGTCCATTCCGTGTCAATGCTGGTGCTGTCCATTCCTATGTGTGGTGTCCGAATGATACAACAGAATATATAACTGATTTACGAGTAGGAAACCAAGTCACAGTCGTTGACCTAAATGGTAATTGCCGGTCGGTTAATGTGGGACGAATGAAAATAGAGGTTAGACCACTGTTACTTATCGAATGTGAATACGAAGGCATGAAAATAAACGCAATTGTTCAGGATGACTGGCATATTAGAATATTTGATGGTGATGGAAATCCAAAAAGTGCTACAACCTTTAAACCGGGAGACAAAATTATGGCTTATATGTGTGAGCCTGGTCGACACATGGGCGTTAAGATTTTAGAAACAATAACGGAACAGTAAACAATATGCCAAGGAGGTTGTGATCGTGACAGAACTTTCTAAAGTAAGGGAACAAAAATTTGCACGTTTGCTTGAGTCAAAGAATCAGTCCCTTTTTTATAGAAACAAACTTGAAACTTACAATCTAAACAATGTATCCCTTTATGATCTACCTTCACTTCCATTAACGACAAAAGAGGATTTAAGATTAGCAGAACCCTATGATTTAGTAGGTGTGGCGGTATCAAAAATCGCTCATTATCATGAATCATCAGGCACAACTGGAATAAGTAGTTCATCCTGGTTTACACTTGAAGATTTACAGACAGCTGGAAATCAGTTGAATCAAATGGGGGTAAACCTTAGTAATGAAGATTTGGTATTAATTCGATTTCCCTTTGCTTTATCCTGTACAGCATTTTTAATGCAACAGGCATGTATGCAAGCTTCTGCAGGAATGGTTCCAGCAAGTAGCCGTACTACAATCACACCATATGTAAAAGTGTTAGAGCTCATGCAAAAACTAAATGTTTCAGTATTTGCGGGTTTGGCAAGAGAATTGGAATATTTAATAGAAACAGCGAAAATGATGGGATTGAGTATGCAGGAGGCTTTTCCGAATTTAAGAGCCGCTTGTGTAGCAGGAGAGTTACTTGGAGATCATAGGAAGAAATATTTAGAAAGTAAACTAGGGGTGCCTGTGTACGGATTTTATGGATCTACCGAAACAGCAAATATTGCTTCAATGTGTGAATATGGAAACATGCACATTTCGGAAGAAGATTTCGTGATCGAAGTGCTTAATGAACAGACGAAGCAGCCAGAAAAGATAGGTGAAAAAGGTCTACTAGCTGTAACAACATTATCACATCAAGGGTCACCTATGCTCAGGTATGTAAATGAGGATATCGTAACAGTAAAAGAAACGAAGTGTCGATGTGGACATAGTGGAAGGCAAATCATTGTCCATGGTCGTGCAAAAGAGAGAATTGTAAATTCTAAAGGAACTATTTTAGAAGGTTTAGATATTCACGAAGCTATTTATCGTTTACCAAAAGTCCCATTGATTTGGAAGATTGTTGAATCAGATGAATATTTAACTGCAATCGTTGATTTTGGAGACGACTCTTTATCAGTAACAGAGATACGTAACATGGAGCAACATTTAACAGAATTTTTAGATCTACCTGTAATCGTAAGGTTGGCTAATAAAGGTGAATTAATAAACCGACAATTATTTACTGAAAATACAATTAGCCTAAAACCAGTATACATAAAACTGCAGGAAAAAAATTCGAAAGTTGAGCTATCTCTATGAGTATGATTACATGTGAAAAAGTAAATAAACGCTATGGTGAACGTCATGTTGTGAAGGATTTGAATTTAATCATAGAAAAAGGAGAGGTATTTGGATTATTAGGTCCAAATGGTGCAGGAAAAACAACTTCAATCTCTATGATGACATCACAATCTCTTCCAAGTGATGGAAATATTATAGTTAATGATCTTAATGCTCAACAGAAACAAAAACAAGTCAAAAAAATAGTTGGAATCGTTCCTCAAGATATTGCTCTTTATCCGATGCTAAGTGCCATTGATAATTTAAAGTTCTTTGGAGAGTTATATGGCATAAAAGGGAAGCCACTTAAAGAAAAGGTATCTGAATTACTAGAGTTAGTTGGTCTGACAGATCGTGCTAAGGAACCGATAAAAAATTACTCTGGTGGGATGAAACGTAGAATTAATATCGCAGCTGCATTAATTCATAATCCTTTGGTCGTATTTATGGATGAACCAACTGTCGGAATTGATCCACAGTCCCGAAATCAAATATTTGATTTGATTAGGTTATTAAAAAGTCAAGGTATTACAGTTGTCTACACTACTCATTATATGGAAGAAGCAACAGTGTTATGTGACCGGGTAGCGATCGTTGATGGTGGTCAAATCATTGCTTTGGGAACTGTAGAAGAGTTAGTGGCTCAAGTTTATGGAGGCGTAATAGAGCTCACTTGTGAAAATGATGAAGAAGCTATTGGTTTATCAGAAAACTTAAGTGATATCTCATTTGTGAAAAATGTTCGGATATCGGAAAAAAGGCTCGAATTAGTTGTTGAGGATATTAATCAAAACGTTGCAGTGTTACTTGAAAAGTTGAATCGTAAAGAGAGTAGTGCACGCGTTACAAATATTATGCATCCCTCTTTAGAGACATTATTTTTATATAAGACTGGGAAAAAATTAAGAGATTCATAGAAGTCATTTAGCTGAAAAAGGAGAATTTTACTATGCAATGGTGGGCAATTGCTAAAAAAGATTTAAGGATCATGTTAAAAGATCCTGGAGCAATCGTTGTTTTGTTCATGCTTCCATTAATGCTCATGACCATTATGAGTTTTGCTTTAATGCCAGTATTTCAAGGAGGAGAGGGTGAAGAAATCACTCTTCCTATTGTAAATCTAGATCAAACGAACGATTCTGACAAATTAATTGAATTATTGGATGCTACCGAAGGTGTAAAGTTAACTTTTGCTAAAGAAGATGGTACCGAATATACCGAGGGAAATGCGAAACAAGCAGTAAAGGATGGAGAATTTCCTTTTGCATTAATTATTCCAGAGGGTTTTGGTAGTAAGATTAAAAACGGTGAAAAACTAGAGTTAGTATCGTATGAAGACCCAGCACAAGCCAATATCACCTCAATTATCGGAAGAGCGATAGAAGGGGTAGCACAAGCATTTGAGGTAGAGTATATCGTTAGTCGAATGGTTGATAATCAGGTTGCAGACATCAATCAAATGGTTACTGATGAAATTGAGCAAGTAGAACTTGCGTATCAGGATCAAATTGAAGCATTGACAACTCAATTAAATCAATTGACAAACAATGCAGCTGTACCAGCTTCAGTGGA encodes:
- a CDS encoding 3-dehydroquinate synthase II; this translates as MNIKKALFDARNITEEQIESTLLTVNQSISFRGILLTYDQVEHLPISPRLEKHIVVDNMDQCRMFGSEEALTTIVSTNLRVLQLAREEGYKTCWYIRVIDQETMLEAVEYGMENPILIVDFKDETNIPLELVIAKLQNYEIEIIKRVVSTEDGRVSSDVMEVGADGILLTTTNMEEILDMNKFMQQSRNTQLDIVSATVTKVEHLDAGERACIDTTSLLTKEEAMIIGSTSSGGLMVCSETHYLPYMNTRPFRVNAGAVHSYVWCPNDTTEYITDLRVGNQVTVVDLNGNCRSVNVGRMKIEVRPLLLIECEYEGMKINAIVQDDWHIRIFDGDGNPKSATTFKPGDKIMAYMCEPGRHMGVKILETITEQ
- a CDS encoding amidohydrolase family protein: MIIDSHAHISKRTAAKPEILIQDMDLAGIDKAVLVPGGMLDIRKMSEYTTLRERPEPVQPDNEYVEHCVALYPERFIGFYCINPLPDARDIESEVKLAIQKGFKGIKLAPLVHPMSFLEGNVNWIAELCSTYDIPLYTHVTVNEETNTFALESLVAKHPNTTIIIGHMGIGDVDQHAINLASEFPNVYLETSLAPILALKLAIKQAGVKKLLFGTEFPLSDAIVEREKINRLSLSDEEKQMILGGNFARLLTLTIPIEQRT
- a CDS encoding ABC transporter ATP-binding protein; the protein is MSMITCEKVNKRYGERHVVKDLNLIIEKGEVFGLLGPNGAGKTTSISMMTSQSLPSDGNIIVNDLNAQQKQKQVKKIVGIVPQDIALYPMLSAIDNLKFFGELYGIKGKPLKEKVSELLELVGLTDRAKEPIKNYSGGMKRRINIAAALIHNPLVVFMDEPTVGIDPQSRNQIFDLIRLLKSQGITVVYTTHYMEEATVLCDRVAIVDGGQIIALGTVEELVAQVYGGVIELTCENDEEAIGLSENLSDISFVKNVRISEKRLELVVEDINQNVAVLLEKLNRKESSARVTNIMHPSLETLFLYKTGKKLRDS
- a CDS encoding phenylacetate--CoA ligase family protein, which gives rise to MTELSKVREQKFARLLESKNQSLFYRNKLETYNLNNVSLYDLPSLPLTTKEDLRLAEPYDLVGVAVSKIAHYHESSGTTGISSSSWFTLEDLQTAGNQLNQMGVNLSNEDLVLIRFPFALSCTAFLMQQACMQASAGMVPASSRTTITPYVKVLELMQKLNVSVFAGLARELEYLIETAKMMGLSMQEAFPNLRAACVAGELLGDHRKKYLESKLGVPVYGFYGSTETANIASMCEYGNMHISEEDFVIEVLNEQTKQPEKIGEKGLLAVTTLSHQGSPMLRYVNEDIVTVKETKCRCGHSGRQIIVHGRAKERIVNSKGTILEGLDIHEAIYRLPKVPLIWKIVESDEYLTAIVDFGDDSLSVTEIRNMEQHLTEFLDLPVIVRLANKGELINRQLFTENTISLKPVYIKLQEKNSKVELSL
- a CDS encoding phenylacetate--CoA ligase family protein, which gives rise to MEMTKFKIRPRKMTTLVEGHQSHLEELIPFFEQLDNQQQTIETLPREVIDSFHVKAINLTLNHAWNKNDFYREKMQQAGMVTPHINDLSELANVPFLKKAEIAGDRTKLLCCPTSEIGQVHSTSGTTGKPMYLSYTLADQFKYDVIPKYPVLFPDSDEDVVAVALPYEVAQPGLGFQRVYQFVFGATVISIGKGGYMAPVEKSLELMKEYQTTILATTPSYAALLAEESEKLGYKLGQDIKLRRLILTGEGCSPQFRTRLEELYGCQATFFYGSTECGMIGVECSEQHGYHVVPGHVKVEIINPLTEDVLEYGEIGEIVVTTLMREGMPIIRYRTGDMGYLMKSSCGNEITSDILHLRGRKENQIRLYGEDYSPFLLENILLEIPEVGMWFKFIVSNEELTVEVEPFKTELTDEQLIDKVTSHLYNTLEFNCKVIINHHIERTFEKAKRVFFE